A stretch of the Chlorobiota bacterium genome encodes the following:
- a CDS encoding UDP-2,3-diacylglucosamine diphosphatase: MIYFFSDVHLGLGSKKQIKKSEEYVTLFLKKIVIDKAEKLFIVGDLFDYWFEYNHVIPKHFTRILGTLAMVVDSGVEVEYVIGNHDFGHKNYFENELGIKLHYDDITVELYEKKIYISHGDGKAFNDKGYLILKKLLRSRLMNSLYRFIHPDIGIGFASYLSRRSRGHTNLKDYSINSKSESDGLLYFATNKIIKEGYDFVIMGHNHKSLNKKIGYGNYINLGEWISERSYLVLDENGFKLEKFM, translated from the coding sequence ATGATATATTTTTTTTCAGATGTTCATTTAGGTCTTGGATCTAAAAAACAAATAAAGAAAAGTGAAGAATATGTAACTTTGTTTTTAAAAAAAATAGTTATAGATAAAGCTGAAAAACTTTTTATTGTTGGGGATTTATTTGACTATTGGTTTGAATATAATCATGTTATTCCTAAGCATTTTACTAGGATTTTGGGCACATTGGCAATGGTTGTTGATTCTGGAGTCGAGGTTGAATATGTAATTGGAAATCATGATTTTGGTCATAAAAATTATTTTGAAAATGAGTTAGGTATCAAATTACATTATGATGATATTACAGTAGAATTGTATGAAAAAAAAATTTATATTTCACATGGAGATGGAAAAGCATTTAATGATAAAGGTTATTTAATATTAAAAAAATTGTTAAGATCTAGATTAATGAATTCATTGTATAGATTTATTCATCCAGATATAGGAATAGGCTTTGCATCATATCTTTCAAGGCGTAGTAGAGGGCATACTAATTTAAAAGATTATTCTATCAACTCAAAATCTGAGTCAGATGGATTGTTATATTTTGCCACAAATAAAATCATAAAAGAAGGATATGACTTTGTAATTATGGGGCACAATCATAAATCTTTGAACAAAAAAATTGGGTATGGAAATTACATTAATCTAGGTGAATGGATAAGTGAAAGGTCTTATTTAGTACTTGATGAAAATGGATTTAAACTTGAAAAATTTATGTAA
- a CDS encoding oligosaccharide flippase family protein: MRKLSNDTITLFLGEVICRGLGFLATRHLATILGTSGFGIITIGLSVLSYVVLFSDLGISMLSLRELSKLYDKRLCTLQEVLVAKLISTVIFLLISLLLINVFVKDQIVREVTLNYLFCVFPFMILIEWVYLANRKVTILIISRVITSILYCFLVFRIKNITQIKEVPLIYFIALLSGAIILCLVYFSTNNSKINFKITLNKLKLILRNSIPIGIGGMFAQGIQLFPPIVLGIYVTKESAGLFGAASKIIFLLLVIDRIFAQIFIPRISEVWSKDISKAKILLSKSLKIVVGISVLIPIIVIPISEIIMRIVFNKDYLNASTTLAILTLFVSTTLINSFYSLSLVAINKGDEYLKVSVVSGLISIALISLGASNYGLLGVSISVVISELFMMLYARMKFVKIVYS; this comes from the coding sequence TTGAGAAAATTATCAAACGATACAATTACTTTATTTTTAGGAGAAGTAATTTGCAGAGGATTAGGTTTTCTGGCAACTAGGCATTTAGCAACAATACTAGGAACCTCAGGATTTGGAATAATTACAATAGGCTTATCTGTTCTAAGTTACGTTGTGTTATTTTCAGATTTAGGAATTTCTATGTTATCATTAAGGGAACTATCAAAGTTGTATGATAAACGTTTATGCACTCTGCAAGAAGTTTTAGTTGCTAAGCTAATATCTACTGTTATATTTTTATTAATTTCTCTTTTACTAATAAACGTGTTTGTTAAAGACCAAATTGTTAGGGAAGTTACTTTGAATTATTTATTTTGTGTTTTCCCTTTTATGATTCTAATTGAATGGGTTTATTTAGCAAATCGGAAAGTAACTATATTAATAATTTCAAGAGTTATAACTTCAATACTATATTGTTTTTTAGTTTTTAGAATTAAAAATATAACACAAATTAAAGAAGTTCCATTAATATATTTTATAGCATTACTTAGTGGAGCTATAATATTATGTTTAGTTTATTTTTCAACAAATAATAGTAAAATAAATTTTAAAATTACCCTTAACAAATTAAAATTAATTCTTAGGAACTCTATTCCTATTGGGATTGGGGGGATGTTTGCTCAAGGTATTCAATTGTTTCCTCCAATAGTATTGGGAATTTATGTAACAAAAGAATCAGCAGGTTTGTTTGGAGCAGCAAGTAAAATCATATTTTTATTGTTAGTGATTGATAGAATTTTTGCTCAAATATTTATTCCAAGAATTTCAGAAGTATGGTCTAAAGATATTTCAAAAGCAAAAATTTTACTTAGCAAATCATTAAAAATTGTGGTCGGTATTTCAGTTCTAATACCCATAATTGTTATTCCAATTTCTGAAATTATAATGAGGATTGTTTTTAACAAAGATTATTTAAATGCTTCAACAACTTTAGCTATTCTAACATTATTTGTTAGTACAACTCTAATTAACTCATTTTATTCTTTAAGCTTAGTTGCTATTAACAAAGGTGATGAATATCTTAAAGTATCTGTTGTATCAGGTTTGATTTCAATTGCACTAATTTCATTAGGAGCGAGTAATTATGGGCTTCTAGGTGTATCGATAAGTGTTGTTATAAGTGAATTGTTTATGATGTTATATGCTAGAATGAAGTTCGTAAAGATAGTTTACAGTTAG
- a CDS encoding glycosyltransferase family 4 protein: MLLLSTMKASFIEDDKQILNKSFNLTTFYGAGLKGVLNYFYLSLKNDVSISWFCSVYSFFMVLGCKLARKKSVIILGGIDCANLESINYGVWLKWYKHFFLKYALKKSDVILTVDMSLKEKIENASSLKLDKIKLLRTGQKINFWEYRENKEDSIVTVAGCENIPRVLMKGLDLIKEIAILLPEYKFIIVGTSRKLLESICGEFPKNVQIEPRLPRNELLEYYQKAKIYLQPSRFEGLPGSICEAMLCGAIPIGSNVCGIPFAIGDTGKIIDSEDIVGFVEAIKICMNTKNSKNGRNRIIEFFEYERREVEFTNLIIDLIK; this comes from the coding sequence GTGCTCTTATTAAGTACTATGAAAGCTTCATTTATTGAAGATGATAAGCAAATTCTTAATAAGTCATTCAACCTTACAACTTTTTATGGGGCTGGGCTTAAAGGTGTATTAAATTACTTTTATTTGAGCTTAAAAAATGATGTTTCAATTTCCTGGTTTTGTTCTGTTTATTCTTTTTTTATGGTGTTAGGATGTAAACTTGCGAGAAAAAAATCTGTAATAATTTTAGGGGGAATTGATTGTGCTAATTTAGAATCAATTAATTATGGTGTATGGTTAAAATGGTATAAACATTTTTTTTTGAAATATGCTTTGAAAAAATCAGATGTAATTTTAACTGTTGATATGAGTTTAAAAGAAAAAATTGAAAATGCTAGTTCTCTGAAATTAGATAAAATTAAATTATTAAGAACTGGTCAGAAGATAAATTTTTGGGAGTATAGAGAGAATAAAGAAGATTCGATTGTTACAGTTGCTGGTTGTGAAAATATACCAAGAGTTCTAATGAAAGGTTTAGATTTGATAAAAGAGATTGCAATACTTTTACCAGAATATAAATTTATAATTGTTGGCACATCAAGGAAACTTTTGGAAAGTATATGTGGTGAATTTCCAAAGAATGTTCAGATTGAGCCTCGATTACCAAGGAATGAATTACTTGAGTATTATCAAAAAGCAAAAATTTATTTACAACCATCACGATTTGAAGGTCTTCCAGGCTCAATCTGCGAGGCTATGTTATGTGGAGCAATTCCAATTGGCTCGAACGTTTGTGGAATCCCATTTGCAATTGGTGATACTGGAAAAATAATTGATTCAGAGGATATTGTTGGTTTTGTTGAAGCAATCAAGATTTGTATGAATACTAAAAATTCAAAAAATGGTAGAAATAGAATAATAGAATTTTTTGAATATGAAAGAAGAGAAGTTGAATTTACAAACTTAATTATTGATTTAATCAAATAG